From Draconibacterium halophilum, one genomic window encodes:
- the rpoB gene encoding DNA-directed RNA polymerase subunit beta, with amino-acid sequence MSVQAKKERINFSSTQTRFDYPDFLEVQVKSFKDFFQLKTTPDKRKIEGLYRVFEENFPISDTRNNFVLEFIDYQVDPPRYSIDECIERGLTFSVPLKAKLKLYCTDPEHEDFDTVIQDVYLGTVPYMTDRGTFIINGAERVIVSQLHRSPGVFFGQSLHANGTKLYSARVIPFKGSWIEFATDINSVMFAYIDRKKKLPVTTLLRAIGYESDKDVLEIFDLADEVKVSKSGLKKVIGRKLAARVLKSWVEDFVDEDTGEVVSIERNEVIIDRETDIEESHIEEILESGVKTILLHKEDQNQQDFAIIYNTLQKDPCNSEKEAVLHIYRQLRNAEPPDEATARDVIDKLFFSDKRYDLGEVGRYRINKKLGIDLDTENRVLTKVDIIEIIKNLIQLVNSKTDVDDIDHLSNRRVRTVGEQMYNQFGVGLARMARTIRERMNVRDNEVFTPIDLINSKTLSSVINSFFGTNALSQFMDQTNPLAEMTHKRRMSALGPGGLSRERAGFEVRDVHFTHYGRLCPIETPEGPNIGLISSLCVFAKINDLGFISTPYRKVSEGVVDLSETGAVYLTAEEEEGKIIAQANAPIAEDGKFVNERVKARLDGDYPVVEAGEVELMDVGPNQIASVAASLISFLEHDDANRALMGSNMMRQAVPLLRPEAPVVGTGLEGGVAKDSEVMVCAISDGVIEFVDAKQIIVRYDMTEEDRFVSFEPEVVTYNLQKYTKTNQGTTVDLKPIVVKGQRVFKDEILTEGYATDKGELALGRNLQVAFMPWQGYNYEDAIVISERIVREDVFTSVHVDEYTLEVRDTKRGVEEFTSDIPNVSEEATRNLDENGLIRVGADVKPGDILIGKITPKGESDPSPEEKLLRAIFGDKAGDVKDASLKASPSLKGVVIDKKLFSRVAKDKKGKATKTLLDQIDEKLEKEIAVLRVKLEDKLFNLVNGKTSQGVKDYYGTEFIPKGVKFTLKQLQELDYVNIDPSKWTTDKAKNDLIFRLVNNYIMKQKEAEAVSRRERYNVTIGDELPAGIIQLAKIYIAKKRKLQIGDKMAGRHGNKGIVSRVVRAEDMPFLADGTPVDIVLNPLGVPSRMNLGQIYETVLGWAGKELGLKFATPIFDGASLDEISEYTDKAGIPRFGETRLVNGETGEPFDQPATVGIIYMMKLGHMVEDKMHARSIGPYSLITQQPLGGKAQFGGQRFGEMEVWALEAFGASHILQEILTVKSDDVMGRAKAYESIVKGEPMPQPGIPESLNVLLHELRGLGLSVRME; translated from the coding sequence ATGTCAGTACAAGCAAAAAAAGAGAGGATTAATTTTTCCTCAACACAAACCAGGTTTGATTACCCTGACTTCTTGGAAGTACAAGTTAAATCATTTAAAGATTTTTTTCAGTTAAAAACCACGCCTGACAAAAGGAAAATCGAGGGTTTATACAGAGTTTTTGAAGAAAATTTTCCAATTTCGGATACTCGAAATAATTTCGTATTGGAATTTATCGACTATCAGGTCGATCCTCCTCGATACTCTATAGACGAGTGTATAGAACGTGGTTTAACTTTTAGCGTACCGCTAAAAGCAAAATTGAAACTCTATTGTACCGATCCGGAACACGAAGATTTTGACACCGTGATTCAGGATGTATATTTAGGAACTGTGCCATACATGACCGACAGAGGTACCTTTATTATAAATGGTGCCGAGCGGGTTATCGTTTCTCAGTTGCACAGATCTCCGGGTGTATTCTTTGGTCAAAGTTTACATGCCAACGGTACAAAACTATATTCAGCACGTGTCATTCCTTTTAAAGGATCGTGGATTGAATTTGCTACCGACATCAACAGTGTGATGTTTGCATACATCGACAGGAAAAAGAAATTACCTGTAACCACATTATTGCGTGCTATTGGCTACGAAAGCGATAAAGATGTACTGGAAATATTCGATCTGGCAGACGAAGTAAAAGTTTCTAAGTCAGGTTTAAAGAAAGTAATAGGTAGAAAACTAGCAGCCCGTGTATTGAAATCGTGGGTTGAAGATTTTGTTGATGAAGATACCGGTGAAGTTGTATCGATCGAGCGTAACGAAGTAATTATTGATCGTGAAACAGACATTGAAGAAAGTCATATTGAAGAAATTCTTGAATCGGGTGTAAAAACCATTCTGTTACATAAAGAAGATCAAAACCAGCAAGACTTTGCTATTATTTACAACACGCTTCAAAAAGATCCATGTAACTCGGAAAAAGAAGCTGTTCTTCATATCTACCGTCAGTTGCGTAACGCAGAACCGCCCGATGAAGCGACTGCTCGCGACGTTATTGATAAACTGTTCTTCTCGGATAAGAGATACGACCTTGGAGAAGTTGGTCGTTACAGAATCAATAAAAAATTAGGAATTGATCTGGACACGGAAAACCGTGTACTAACAAAAGTCGACATCATTGAGATTATCAAGAATCTGATTCAGTTGGTAAACTCAAAAACCGATGTTGATGATATTGACCACTTAAGTAACCGTAGGGTACGTACAGTAGGCGAGCAAATGTACAACCAGTTTGGTGTAGGTTTAGCGCGTATGGCACGTACTATTCGCGAACGCATGAATGTTCGCGATAATGAAGTGTTTACTCCGATTGATTTGATTAACTCGAAAACTTTATCTTCGGTAATCAACTCCTTCTTCGGAACAAATGCATTGTCGCAGTTTATGGATCAAACCAACCCACTGGCAGAAATGACACACAAACGTCGTATGTCAGCTTTAGGTCCTGGTGGTCTCTCGCGCGAACGGGCAGGTTTCGAGGTTCGTGACGTTCACTTTACACACTACGGTCGTTTATGTCCTATTGAAACACCTGAAGGACCAAACATTGGTTTGATTTCTTCTTTATGTGTTTTCGCAAAAATTAACGATCTCGGATTTATCTCAACACCATACCGAAAAGTATCGGAAGGAGTTGTTGATCTTTCTGAAACTGGTGCTGTTTACCTTACTGCCGAAGAGGAAGAAGGTAAAATTATTGCACAGGCGAATGCGCCAATTGCGGAGGATGGGAAATTCGTTAACGAACGTGTAAAAGCACGTTTGGATGGTGACTATCCTGTTGTTGAGGCCGGAGAGGTTGAGCTGATGGACGTTGGCCCCAACCAGATTGCTTCTGTTGCAGCATCACTTATTTCGTTCCTTGAGCACGATGATGCAAACCGGGCGTTGATGGGATCGAACATGATGCGCCAGGCTGTACCACTGCTCCGTCCTGAAGCACCTGTTGTAGGTACCGGTCTGGAAGGCGGTGTTGCTAAAGACTCGGAAGTTATGGTATGTGCCATATCTGATGGTGTTATTGAATTTGTTGATGCGAAACAGATTATCGTTCGTTACGATATGACGGAAGAAGATCGCTTTGTGAGCTTCGAACCGGAGGTTGTAACATATAATCTGCAAAAATATACTAAAACGAACCAAGGTACTACAGTTGACTTGAAACCAATTGTAGTTAAAGGTCAGCGCGTATTTAAAGATGAGATTCTTACAGAAGGATATGCAACCGACAAAGGCGAGCTGGCTCTTGGACGAAACCTGCAAGTGGCATTTATGCCATGGCAGGGATATAACTACGAGGATGCAATTGTAATCTCGGAGCGTATTGTTCGCGAAGATGTTTTCACATCAGTACATGTTGATGAATACACTTTGGAAGTGCGTGATACTAAACGTGGAGTTGAAGAATTTACTTCGGATATTCCTAACGTTAGCGAAGAAGCAACAAGAAATCTTGATGAGAATGGACTGATTAGGGTTGGAGCCGATGTTAAACCTGGCGATATCCTTATCGGAAAGATTACTCCAAAAGGAGAATCTGATCCTTCTCCGGAAGAAAAACTGCTACGTGCAATCTTTGGTGATAAAGCAGGTGATGTTAAAGATGCATCACTAAAAGCATCTCCTTCACTAAAAGGTGTTGTAATCGACAAAAAATTGTTCTCGCGTGTAGCGAAAGACAAAAAAGGTAAAGCAACAAAAACATTGCTCGACCAGATCGATGAGAAACTGGAAAAGGAAATTGCAGTACTTCGCGTAAAACTTGAGGATAAGCTTTTTAATTTGGTAAATGGTAAAACTTCGCAAGGAGTAAAAGACTATTACGGAACAGAGTTTATTCCAAAAGGTGTTAAGTTTACACTGAAGCAATTACAAGAACTGGATTATGTGAATATCGATCCTTCAAAATGGACCACTGATAAAGCCAAAAATGATTTGATTTTCAGATTGGTGAACAACTACATTATGAAGCAGAAAGAAGCAGAAGCCGTTTCACGTCGCGAGCGTTACAACGTAACTATCGGTGATGAGCTTCCTGCAGGTATTATTCAGTTGGCAAAAATTTATATTGCTAAAAAGCGTAAACTGCAAATTGGTGATAAAATGGCAGGTCGACACGGTAACAAAGGTATTGTTTCGCGTGTGGTACGTGCAGAAGATATGCCATTCCTTGCCGACGGAACACCAGTTGATATTGTATTGAACCCACTTGGTGTACCATCACGAATGAACCTTGGGCAGATTTACGAAACTGTACTTGGATGGGCTGGTAAAGAGCTTGGTTTGAAATTTGCAACACCGATTTTTGATGGTGCAAGTTTGGATGAGATTTCGGAGTACACCGATAAGGCAGGAATTCCACGTTTTGGAGAAACCCGCCTGGTAAACGGTGAAACCGGTGAGCCATTCGACCAGCCTGCAACAGTTGGTATTATTTACATGATGAAACTGGGCCACATGGTTGAAGACAAAATGCACGCACGTTCAATCGGACCTTACTCATTAATTACGCAGCAGCCATTAGGTGGTAAAGCACAGTTTGGTGGTCAGCGTTTTGGTGAAATGGAAGTTTGGGCACTCGAAGCATTTGGTGCTTCACATATACTTCAGGAAATTCTTACCGTTAAGTCAGACGACGTAATGGGAAGAGCAAAAGCTTACGAATCGATTGTGAAAGGTGAGCCGATGCCACAACCAGGAATTCCGGAGTCGCTGAATGTACTACTTCACGAACTACGCGGACTTGGTCTGAGCGTTAGAATGGAGTAG
- the rplL gene encoding 50S ribosomal protein L7/L12: MADLKQLAEELVNLTVKEVNELAGILKDEYGIEPAAAAVAVAGPAAGGGEEAAAEQTEFDVVLKAAGGSKLAVVKLVKELTGLGLKEAKAVVDEAPKALKEKVSKDEAEALKAQLEEAGAEVEVK; the protein is encoded by the coding sequence ATGGCAGATTTAAAACAGCTTGCAGAAGAGTTGGTAAACTTGACTGTTAAAGAGGTTAACGAATTAGCTGGTATTCTAAAAGACGAATATGGTATTGAACCAGCTGCTGCTGCAGTAGCAGTTGCAGGTCCGGCTGCAGGTGGTGGCGAAGAAGCCGCTGCTGAACAAACTGAATTTGACGTAGTTTTAAAAGCTGCAGGAGGCTCTAAGCTGGCAGTTGTTAAACTCGTTAAAGAACTAACTGGTCTTGGTCTGAAAGAAGCCAAAGCAGTTGTCGATGAAGCTCCAAAAGCGCTTAAAGAAAAAGTTTCGAAAGACGAAGCAGAAGCTTTAAAAGCACAGCTAGAAGAAGCTGGAGCAGAAGTTGAAGTAAAATAA
- the rplJ gene encoding 50S ribosomal protein L10, producing the protein MKSSEKQVIINQLQEQIDSYEHFYLTDIQGLNAENTSDLRRLCFSQDVKLVVVKNTLLRKALENSAKETEEIFDALKGNTTVMFSSNGNAPAKLIKDFAKKHKKPVLKAAYVEESIYMGADQLEALIAVKSKNELIADVVALLQSPMKTVLGQLESGGNTIHGVLDTLKAKE; encoded by the coding sequence ATGAAGAGTTCAGAGAAACAAGTTATTATTAATCAGTTACAAGAACAGATAGATTCATACGAGCATTTTTACCTGACGGACATACAAGGCTTAAATGCTGAAAATACCAGCGATTTAAGGAGACTATGTTTCAGCCAAGATGTAAAACTGGTTGTTGTTAAGAATACTCTACTACGAAAAGCTCTTGAGAACTCTGCTAAAGAGACTGAAGAGATTTTTGATGCGCTTAAGGGAAACACCACAGTAATGTTTTCTTCAAACGGTAATGCACCGGCTAAATTGATTAAAGACTTCGCTAAAAAGCACAAAAAGCCTGTATTAAAGGCTGCTTATGTTGAAGAGTCAATTTATATGGGAGCTGACCAATTGGAGGCATTAATTGCCGTTAAATCTAAAAACGAGCTTATTGCTGATGTTGTTGCCCTGTTACAATCACCAATGAAAACTGTTCTCGGACAGTTAGAATCTGGTGGTAATACAATTCACGGTGTTCTTGATACACTGAAAGCGAAAGAATAA
- the rplA gene encoding 50S ribosomal protein L1, with product MGRITKNQKASLDKLEKGKAYSIEEASKLVKEITFTKFDASIDIDVRLGVDPRKANQMVRGVVSLPHGTGKEVRVLAMVTPDKEQEAKDAGADYVGLDDYVEKIKGGWTDVDVVITMPPVMGKVGQLGRILGPRGLMPNPKSGTVTMEVGKAIAEVKQGKIDFKVDKFGIVHTTIGKVSFSADKIKDNALEFLNTINKLKPVAAKGTYIKSIYLSSTMSPGIQVEAKSFAE from the coding sequence ATGGGCAGAATTACGAAAAATCAAAAAGCGTCTTTGGATAAACTCGAAAAAGGAAAAGCTTACTCTATCGAAGAAGCATCGAAGCTGGTGAAAGAAATTACATTTACCAAATTTGATGCATCGATTGATATCGATGTAAGGCTTGGAGTTGATCCTAGAAAAGCTAACCAGATGGTTAGGGGCGTAGTTTCGTTACCCCATGGGACAGGTAAAGAGGTACGCGTTTTGGCAATGGTTACTCCTGACAAAGAGCAGGAAGCCAAAGATGCCGGAGCCGACTATGTAGGACTCGACGATTACGTTGAGAAAATAAAAGGTGGTTGGACTGATGTTGATGTAGTTATCACTATGCCTCCCGTTATGGGAAAAGTTGGGCAGTTAGGACGTATTTTAGGTCCTCGTGGTTTAATGCCAAACCCCAAAAGTGGTACGGTAACTATGGAAGTTGGAAAAGCTATCGCCGAAGTAAAACAAGGTAAGATTGATTTTAAAGTTGATAAATTTGGTATTGTTCATACTACAATCGGGAAAGTATCTTTCTCGGCTGATAAGATTAAAGACAATGCCTTAGAGTTTCTCAACACGATAAACAAACTTAAACCTGTTGCTGCGAAAGGAACCTACATTAAGAGTATCTATTTATCAAGTACCATGAGCCCTGGTATTCAAGTAGAAGCTAAGTCGTTTGCAGAATAA
- the rplK gene encoding 50S ribosomal protein L11 codes for MAKEVAGLIKLQIKGGAANPSPPVGPALGAKGVNIMQFCKQFNGRTQDQAGKVLPVIITVYADKSFDFIIKQPPVAVQLLEAAKLKSGSPEPHINKVGSVNWEQVKQIAEGKMSDLNCFTVESAMKMVAGTARSMGITVKGASPFNN; via the coding sequence ATGGCGAAAGAAGTTGCTGGATTAATTAAATTACAGATTAAAGGTGGTGCGGCTAATCCTTCACCACCGGTGGGACCAGCATTGGGTGCCAAAGGAGTAAATATTATGCAGTTCTGTAAGCAGTTTAATGGTCGTACACAAGACCAGGCAGGGAAAGTACTTCCTGTTATTATAACTGTTTATGCAGACAAGTCTTTTGACTTCATAATCAAACAACCTCCTGTGGCGGTTCAATTATTGGAAGCGGCAAAACTGAAAAGTGGTTCACCAGAGCCTCACATTAATAAAGTGGGTTCGGTAAACTGGGAACAGGTAAAACAAATTGCCGAAGGCAAAATGTCTGACCTGAACTGTTTTACAGTTGAGTCTGCGATGAAAATGGTAGCTGGAACTGCCAGAAGTATGGGAATCACTGTTAAAGGTGCTTCACCATTCAATAACTAA
- the nusG gene encoding transcription termination/antitermination protein NusG: MSENSKKWYVLRAIGGKEKKVKEYIENEIAVGDLKGYVDQVLIPTEKVYQIRNGKKISKERNFFPGYVLIEAALVGEVTHTLRNFPNVIGFLGDTKGGDPVPMRQSEVNRILGRVDELAETDEELNIPFVVGETVKVIDGPFNGFNGTIEEINEEKKKLQVMVKIFGRKTPLELSFMQVEKE, from the coding sequence ATGAGCGAAAATAGTAAAAAATGGTATGTTCTACGTGCTATTGGTGGCAAAGAGAAGAAGGTTAAAGAATATATCGAGAACGAAATCGCGGTAGGAGACCTCAAAGGGTATGTAGATCAGGTTTTAATACCAACCGAAAAAGTTTATCAGATCCGAAATGGTAAAAAAATCAGTAAGGAACGAAACTTTTTCCCGGGATATGTTTTAATCGAAGCTGCTTTAGTGGGTGAAGTTACACACACACTAAGGAATTTTCCTAACGTAATCGGATTCTTAGGCGACACCAAAGGTGGAGATCCGGTGCCGATGCGGCAGAGCGAGGTAAACAGGATTTTAGGTCGTGTGGATGAATTAGCAGAAACCGACGAAGAACTCAATATCCCATTTGTGGTAGGAGAAACTGTAAAAGTAATCGACGGACCATTCAACGGCTTTAACGGAACCATTGAAGAAATCAATGAGGAGAAGAAAAAGCTGCAGGTGATGGTGAAGATTTTTGGACGTAAAACTCCTTTAGAACTTAGCTTTATGCAAGTTGAAAAGGAATAG
- the secE gene encoding preprotein translocase subunit SecE, which yields MKLKIYLQEAYDELVHKVTWPTWKELQSSALVVMIASFIISLVIFVMDLTFRNIMDFIYGLFY from the coding sequence ATGAAACTAAAAATATATTTACAAGAGGCCTATGACGAGCTTGTGCATAAAGTTACATGGCCTACTTGGAAAGAGCTACAAAGTAGCGCCTTGGTAGTAATGATTGCTTCCTTTATAATATCATTAGTTATCTTCGTTATGGATCTGACATTCAGAAACATAATGGATTTTATTTATGGATTATTTTATTAA
- the tuf gene encoding elongation factor Tu — translation MAKEHFNRDKDHVNIGTIGHVDHGKTTLTAAITTVLAKKGFCEIKAFDQIDNAPEEKERGITINTAHVEYETATRHYAHVDCPGHADYVKNMVTGAAQMDGAIIVVAATDGPMPQTREHILLARQVNVPRLVVFMNKVDMVDDEELLELVEMEIRELLDFYEFDGDNTPVVQGSALGGLNGEPEWEEKILELMDACDTWIPLPPRDVDKPFLMPVEDVFSITGRGTVATGRIETGVIHTGDEMQLIGLGAEGRKTVCTGVEMFRKILDDGMAGDNVGLLLRGVDKKEIKRGQILAKPGSITPHNKFKAEVYVLKKEEGGRHTPFHNKYRPQFYLRTLDVTGEIHLEEGREMVMPGDNVTIEVDLIYPVALNVGLRFAIREGGRTVGAGQVTEIL, via the coding sequence ATGGCTAAAGAACATTTTAACAGGGACAAGGACCATGTAAACATTGGTACTATTGGCCACGTTGATCATGGTAAAACTACCTTGACAGCCGCTATTACTACAGTTTTAGCAAAAAAAGGCTTTTGTGAAATAAAAGCATTTGATCAAATTGACAACGCTCCTGAGGAGAAAGAAAGGGGTATTACAATTAACACGGCTCACGTTGAGTATGAAACAGCTACGCGTCACTATGCACACGTTGACTGTCCTGGTCACGCTGACTACGTGAAGAATATGGTAACTGGTGCTGCCCAGATGGACGGTGCTATTATCGTTGTTGCGGCTACTGATGGTCCTATGCCACAGACTCGCGAGCACATCCTTCTTGCACGTCAGGTAAACGTTCCTCGTTTGGTTGTATTCATGAACAAAGTGGATATGGTTGACGATGAAGAGTTATTAGAGCTTGTAGAAATGGAAATTCGCGAGTTGTTAGACTTCTACGAATTCGACGGTGATAACACACCTGTTGTACAAGGTTCTGCTCTTGGTGGATTGAACGGTGAGCCAGAATGGGAAGAAAAAATTCTGGAATTGATGGACGCTTGCGATACTTGGATTCCACTTCCTCCACGTGATGTTGATAAACCATTCTTGATGCCTGTTGAGGACGTATTCTCAATTACAGGTCGTGGTACTGTTGCTACAGGTCGTATCGAAACTGGTGTTATTCACACAGGTGACGAGATGCAGTTGATCGGTCTTGGAGCTGAAGGTCGTAAGACAGTTTGTACTGGTGTTGAGATGTTTCGTAAGATTTTGGACGACGGTATGGCAGGTGACAACGTAGGTTTGTTGTTGCGTGGTGTAGACAAGAAAGAAATTAAACGCGGACAGATTTTGGCAAAACCTGGTTCAATCACTCCTCACAACAAATTCAAAGCTGAGGTTTACGTATTGAAAAAAGAAGAAGGTGGACGTCACACTCCATTCCATAACAAATACCGTCCTCAATTCTACTTACGTACATTAGACGTAACTGGTGAGATTCACCTGGAAGAAGGTCGCGAAATGGTTATGCCTGGCGATAACGTTACTATTGAAGTAGATTTGATTTACCCGGTAGCATTAAACGTAGGTCTTCGTTTCGCAATTCGCGAAGGAGGACGTACCGTAGGTGCTGGTCAGGTAACTGAAATTCTTTAA